From the genome of Luteitalea sp.:
GCGCGCGCGGTGCGGACGACGTCGCCGTCTGGAGGCACCAGTTTGGTGCGGCCGACGATGTCGGCCAGCGGAACCGTCTCGACATGTGGGGGGTGAAACGCCACCATCTTGCCCGTCTCGCCGGCGAGCAGCCGCTCGACGGCCATCGCGCCCAACCGCGTCGCGAGCATCCGATCGTAGCTGGTCGGCGCGCCGCCTCGCTGGAGATGCCCGAGGACGACGCTGCGTGTCTCCTTCCCCGTGAGCTCGGCGATTTGTGACGCCACGACCTGTCCGATGCCGCCAAGCCGTTCGAGGTGGCCGCCGCGCGCTTCCTCTTGCACCACCATCCGACCCCCTTTGGGTCTGGCACCCTCTGCGACAACCACGAGACTGAATCGCGCTCCCCACTCTTCGCGTGCGCGGATTCGGGTGCCAACCCTCTCGATGTCGTACGGAATCTCCGGAACGAGGATGACATCGGCGCCACCGGCGATACCGGCGTACAGCGCGATCCACCCGGCGTAGCGGCCCATCACCTCTACCACCATGACGCGATGATGCGCCTCTGCCGTGA
Proteins encoded in this window:
- a CDS encoding ATP-dependent 6-phosphofructokinase, yielding MLKVRRIGVLTGGGDAPGLNAVIRAVVKAAHNHGVECIGIEDSFDGLIDPGRSRSLTPKDVTGILRLGGTILGTTNRGNPFCYPMREGAADFSARCMETFRTLGLDALVVIGGDGTLAIAHEFSKRGVPLIGVPKTIDNDIVGTTNCFGFDTAVAFATDALDRLHVTAEAHHRVMVVEVMGRYAGWIALYAGIAGGADVILVPEIPYDIERVGTRIRAREEWGARFSLVVVAEGARPKGGRMVVQEEARGGHLERLGGIGQVVASQIAELTGKETRSVVLGHLQRGGAPTSYDRMLATRLGAMAVERLLAGETGKMVAFHPPHVETVPLADIVGRTKLVPPDGDVVRTARAVGIGFGDE